Proteins encoded within one genomic window of Cytophagales bacterium:
- the porV gene encoding type IX secretion system outer membrane channel protein PorV, which yields MRSFFKIMVLTLIPGFALAQGPQVRINELGGQSNPITVAVPFISFAPDSRGAAMGDAGVATSPDAYSVHWNNAKLAFIDYDMGFSFSYSPWLGNIVDDMSLNYLTFYKKINRDQTFGASLRYFDLGEIQLTDLNGDPLGIENPREAAIDVTYARKLSENLSLGATGRFIWSNLSGNITNAPDVRPGTSLAVDVGLYYTQPLSLPGIESDLSLGAHISNIGQKITYTSESNEDFIPANLRLGAAWTGKLDPYNSITFAFDVNKLMVPTPPTYVTNDDGEFERNPDGSLRILEGEDPNRPLISGTFGSFSDAPGGFNEELKEFSLSFGAEYQYQELFFARVGYFSEHVDKGDRKYFTAGLGFRYQVFGLDFSYLIPQEQNHPLGDTLRLSFIFSFNKEEDQ from the coding sequence ATGAGGAGCTTTTTTAAGATCATGGTACTAACACTCATCCCGGGCTTTGCTTTGGCCCAGGGACCGCAAGTACGTATCAATGAACTTGGCGGCCAATCCAACCCGATTACGGTGGCCGTACCATTCATCAGTTTTGCACCCGACAGCCGCGGTGCAGCCATGGGAGATGCAGGTGTCGCCACCTCTCCTGACGCCTACAGCGTCCACTGGAATAATGCCAAACTGGCGTTTATCGATTACGATATGGGATTTTCCTTTTCGTATTCCCCGTGGTTAGGCAACATCGTGGACGACATGTCCCTGAACTACCTGACTTTCTACAAAAAGATCAACAGGGATCAGACTTTCGGCGCCTCACTGAGGTATTTCGACCTGGGTGAGATCCAACTGACAGACCTGAACGGAGATCCACTGGGCATTGAAAACCCGCGAGAGGCTGCCATTGACGTGACTTACGCAAGAAAATTAAGCGAAAACCTGAGTCTGGGTGCGACCGGTAGATTCATCTGGTCCAACCTATCAGGCAATATCACCAATGCACCGGACGTACGTCCCGGAACCAGCCTGGCCGTAGATGTTGGGTTGTATTATACGCAGCCACTTTCTCTCCCTGGCATTGAATCAGACCTTTCTTTAGGTGCACACATTTCCAATATCGGACAGAAGATCACTTATACCAGTGAAAGCAATGAAGACTTCATTCCGGCCAACCTGAGACTGGGTGCAGCATGGACTGGAAAGCTCGATCCTTACAACTCCATCACTTTCGCATTTGATGTGAACAAATTAATGGTCCCTACCCCACCAACCTATGTCACAAACGATGACGGGGAATTTGAGAGAAATCCGGATGGAAGTTTAAGAATTCTTGAAGGTGAAGACCCTAACCGACCACTGATCAGTGGTACCTTCGGTAGCTTTTCAGACGCTCCAGGTGGATTCAACGAAGAATTAAAAGAATTTAGCCTTTCTTTTGGAGCGGAATATCAATATCAAGAATTGTTCTTTGCCAGAGTTGGATACTTTTCGGAGCATGTAGATAAGGGCGACCGAAAGTATTTCACCGCAGGACTTGGATTCCGCTATCAGGTATTTGGATTGGATTTCTCCTACTTAATTCCTCAAGAACAAAATCACCCGCTAGGGGATACTTTGAGATTATCATTCATCTTCAGCTTCAACAAGGAGGAGGACCAATAA
- the porU gene encoding type IX secretion system sortase PorU, translating to MLNVMWGMIRSTFLLLFYLVGVQSHAQFDNSVLADGQWHKIAIAEDGVYKIDRDFLTGTLGLDVQNLDARTLKVYGNGGRMLPQANDVDRPTDLLQNPTYAEGLTDGSFDAGDYLLFYGIGPHQLEIRNNLIHYENNVYSDSSFYFITYGGDPAESMEPRIDISGDFPIRSVYQHLLAHEIDERNILKSGLSRGGSGREWYGEVYQRNVNTDRDYNFQVPNFTGKGKLLFASLSQSETDNSFSLAMNDASLGDQELDSIKSVFEDQYEDRGVNHVDTFAIDVPAADELTLNVVFNFVSGISSIARLNYFVIQAERELAIYNGMTHFSNGQTTDGIQFEINNTDENSQVWDITDPHQPRLVALDQSGTTVNFDYVGTADQQFVVFQPEDMPVPDYIEQVANQNIKGAGPQEGLIIAHPRFWSQAQQLAEFHRTTQNLQVEVFNIHEIYNEFGSGSNDITAVRDMIRYFYQNSPNLGYALLFGDCSYDYKNKLSNNTNLVPTYESRDSVHPVLSYSSDDYFGFMEEDEGEWLETSFGDHTLDIGVGRIPAKTTAEATDMINKIIRYSTSERVLGNWKNTVTYVADDGDRNQHLNDGETLSRILDEEATQILPQKIYLDAFEQELGASQETSPILREQINQAIDEGTFLINYIGHGNEFQWMDENTLDTTIVSNLTNRFRLPIFVTATCQFGRYDDPDFFSGSERLLLDPNGGAIALLTTTRPVFASSNRQVNIAFHNNIFRRENGQYLRLGDIILRTKNESLRGPRNRNFALLGDPMMMLQYPDFIATIDEINEKSITTETDTLSALEEITLSGSIRHLDSTLNADFNGVVDIVLLDAASTARTLGQESFATSYDVQENALFRGKASVSGGRFETSFILTRNISYRFLEGKISLYALDEANGTDASGATDQIRLGGTALITRTDNNPPEIDLYLNNEQFVNGAVVESSGLLIARVFDENGLNISENSINQNITLTLNDEEPIVINDFYSANVDDFQNGFVTYPLNDLVAGRYTATIKLWDTYNNSATQTVEFIVSDVRQIGMENVFNFPNPASGTTTFNFEHNRPGEELEITINIYGVDGALKATLYHEIDDSPTRIDFLNWDVTTASLEQGLYLYKITVRSTLDGAVGQQVKRLIVN from the coding sequence GTGCTGAACGTTATGTGGGGGATGATCCGGTCTACCTTTCTGTTGTTATTTTATTTGGTTGGTGTGCAATCCCACGCCCAATTCGATAATTCCGTATTGGCAGATGGACAATGGCATAAGATCGCCATTGCTGAAGATGGTGTCTACAAAATTGATCGTGATTTTTTGACGGGCACTCTCGGACTCGATGTGCAAAATCTGGATGCACGAACATTGAAAGTCTACGGTAATGGCGGTAGAATGCTTCCACAGGCCAACGATGTAGACAGACCTACGGATTTATTACAAAACCCAACCTACGCCGAAGGATTGACTGATGGTTCTTTTGATGCGGGAGATTACTTGTTGTTTTATGGCATAGGGCCACATCAGCTTGAAATACGAAATAATCTCATCCACTACGAAAACAACGTCTACTCGGACTCATCTTTTTATTTCATCACCTACGGTGGAGATCCAGCTGAAAGCATGGAACCACGCATAGACATTTCAGGGGACTTCCCCATCAGAAGTGTTTATCAACATCTACTTGCACACGAAATTGATGAACGGAACATCCTGAAAAGTGGTCTCAGCCGTGGAGGCAGCGGCCGCGAATGGTACGGAGAAGTCTATCAAAGAAACGTCAATACGGATCGGGATTACAACTTTCAAGTCCCCAACTTCACTGGAAAAGGAAAATTACTGTTCGCTTCATTGAGCCAATCGGAAACGGATAACTCTTTTTCATTGGCCATGAATGACGCCAGCCTCGGTGATCAGGAACTCGATTCAATCAAATCCGTCTTCGAAGATCAATATGAAGATCGGGGAGTCAATCACGTCGACACTTTTGCTATTGATGTTCCCGCCGCCGATGAACTTACCTTAAATGTCGTTTTCAATTTTGTCAGCGGTATTTCCTCGATTGCCCGGCTCAATTACTTTGTCATCCAGGCCGAAAGGGAATTGGCCATTTACAATGGAATGACCCATTTTTCAAATGGACAAACGACGGACGGGATTCAGTTTGAGATTAACAATACCGACGAAAACAGCCAGGTTTGGGACATCACCGACCCACATCAACCGAGGTTAGTGGCGTTAGATCAGTCGGGAACTACCGTAAATTTCGATTATGTGGGAACGGCAGATCAGCAATTTGTCGTGTTCCAGCCGGAGGACATGCCTGTCCCCGATTACATCGAACAAGTTGCCAATCAAAACATCAAAGGTGCGGGACCTCAGGAAGGGCTGATCATTGCTCACCCCAGGTTCTGGTCACAGGCACAGCAGTTGGCGGAATTTCACCGCACAACTCAAAACCTGCAGGTAGAAGTATTCAACATCCACGAGATCTACAATGAGTTCGGGTCTGGCAGCAACGACATCACAGCGGTTCGGGACATGATCCGCTATTTCTATCAAAACTCGCCTAATCTGGGCTATGCGCTGCTATTCGGCGACTGCTCTTACGATTACAAGAATAAACTGAGCAACAACACCAATTTGGTGCCCACTTATGAGTCTCGAGATTCAGTACACCCTGTGCTGAGTTATTCTTCAGATGACTATTTCGGATTTATGGAAGAAGACGAGGGAGAATGGCTTGAAACTTCATTCGGCGATCACACGCTTGATATCGGCGTAGGTCGAATTCCAGCCAAAACGACTGCCGAAGCCACGGACATGATCAACAAGATCATTCGTTACAGCACTAGTGAAAGAGTACTTGGCAACTGGAAAAATACCGTAACCTACGTAGCCGATGATGGTGACCGTAACCAGCACTTGAACGATGGGGAAACACTTTCAAGAATTTTGGATGAAGAAGCAACGCAAATTCTGCCCCAAAAAATTTACCTGGATGCCTTTGAACAAGAATTAGGTGCCTCGCAGGAAACCTCGCCAATTCTTAGGGAGCAGATCAACCAGGCCATCGATGAGGGCACTTTCCTGATCAACTACATCGGTCATGGCAATGAATTCCAATGGATGGATGAAAATACCCTGGATACAACAATCGTAAGTAACCTTACGAATCGTTTCCGGTTGCCCATCTTCGTAACAGCAACCTGCCAGTTTGGACGTTATGATGATCCGGATTTCTTTTCGGGGAGTGAGCGCCTGCTGCTTGATCCAAATGGAGGCGCGATCGCCTTATTGACTACTACACGTCCGGTATTTGCTTCGAGTAACCGGCAAGTCAATATCGCCTTTCATAACAATATCTTTAGACGAGAAAACGGTCAATACCTTCGTTTAGGAGACATCATTCTTCGTACCAAAAATGAAAGTCTGAGGGGCCCCCGCAATCGAAACTTTGCGCTTTTGGGTGACCCGATGATGATGTTACAATATCCGGACTTCATTGCCACCATCGACGAGATCAATGAAAAAAGTATCACAACTGAGACGGATACATTGAGCGCCCTCGAAGAAATCACCCTAAGTGGCAGCATCCGCCACCTGGATTCCACACTAAATGCGGATTTCAATGGAGTAGTTGACATTGTGCTACTCGATGCTGCTTCTACTGCACGTACATTGGGTCAGGAAAGCTTCGCAACTTCTTATGACGTACAGGAAAATGCCCTGTTCCGTGGAAAAGCCTCTGTCTCCGGTGGTCGTTTTGAGACTTCCTTTATACTTACCAGAAATATTTCCTACCGATTCTTAGAAGGAAAGATCAGCTTATACGCACTGGATGAAGCAAATGGAACGGATGCCAGCGGCGCGACGGATCAGATCAGACTTGGAGGAACGGCTCTCATAACCCGAACAGATAACAATCCCCCGGAAATCGATCTCTATCTCAATAATGAACAGTTTGTCAACGGCGCTGTTGTTGAGTCCAGTGGCCTCTTGATTGCACGTGTATTTGATGAAAATGGATTAAATATTTCGGAAAACTCGATCAATCAGAACATTACACTTACACTGAATGACGAGGAGCCAATCGTGATCAATGATTTTTATTCAGCCAATGTAGATGACTTCCAAAATGGCTTTGTCACCTATCCGCTCAATGACCTGGTTGCAGGAAGGTACACCGCGACAATAAAACTTTGGGACACTTACAATAATTCCGCCACACAAACAGTTGAATTTATAGTTTCAGACGTTCGCCAGATCGGCATGGAAAATGTGTTTAATTTTCCTAATCCCGCATCTGGAACAACGACGTTTAACTTTGAACACAACCGACCCGGAGAAGAACTTGAAATTACCATTAACATCTATGGGGTAGATGGAGCGCTAAAGGCAACCCTTTACCATGAAATAGATGATAGTCCGACTAGAATTGATTTTCTAAACTGGGATGTAACTACTGCTTCGTTAGAACAAGGATTATATCTCTACAAAATAACGGTGAGAAGTACTTTAGATGGCGCGGTTGGCCAACAGGTGAAACGACTTATTGTGAATTAG
- a CDS encoding pitrilysin family protein — protein MLDRTVAPPARSISDIDIPFPQTSTLGNGYPTLLVPEKSYPVISFELILSGGKWHEQHPGTSYYAAKMIAEGAAGFTAEEISLKFESTGSFLEIVPSTDWVIFRLHTLTKFFEPALRLLFDLIREASFPPDRFEKLSQLREQNIRTQLAKNTQFANLTMGEQLFGKVHPYGRNLMPEMATKVPLDQVKEFYNKQLFHEPKIMLVGDFEAYLPLVNELARQMPGSKAETLTFSPDPGDKTLEIERGGSTQASIRIAATCINKSHEDIHGYTMVHMLLGGYFGSRLMKNLREEKGLTYGIYSQIAHQGNASYWVIGSEVKKDDVQLAVSEIEKEIEGLHEKEPSMEELAIVKNYARGKLLSSFDSSTSIAAIHRPQFMAGIPFTHLNNYLQVLNEITPADIKSLAIKHLHPTHKVIIA, from the coding sequence GTGCTTGACCGTACGGTAGCGCCACCTGCGCGATCCATTTCAGACATTGATATTCCTTTCCCCCAGACCTCCACACTGGGCAATGGTTATCCCACATTACTGGTACCCGAAAAGAGCTACCCGGTCATTTCTTTTGAACTGATCCTTTCAGGGGGTAAATGGCACGAACAGCATCCGGGCACTTCTTATTATGCAGCAAAAATGATTGCCGAAGGTGCGGCAGGTTTTACTGCAGAAGAAATATCTCTCAAATTTGAGTCAACTGGTAGTTTTTTGGAGATTGTTCCGAGCACCGATTGGGTCATATTCAGACTGCACACCCTCACGAAATTTTTCGAGCCTGCGCTAAGGTTACTTTTCGATCTGATTCGAGAAGCTTCCTTTCCACCTGATCGCTTTGAAAAGCTCAGCCAATTGCGTGAGCAGAATATACGGACGCAACTTGCCAAGAATACGCAGTTTGCCAACCTAACCATGGGTGAGCAACTGTTTGGGAAAGTACATCCCTACGGGCGGAATTTGATGCCAGAAATGGCAACAAAAGTACCTTTGGATCAAGTCAAAGAATTTTATAACAAGCAATTATTCCACGAACCCAAGATCATGCTGGTCGGGGATTTTGAAGCGTATCTACCTCTTGTAAACGAGTTGGCCAGACAAATGCCCGGAAGCAAGGCCGAAACGCTGACATTCTCCCCGGATCCCGGTGATAAAACCTTAGAAATAGAACGAGGTGGCAGTACGCAGGCTTCCATTCGAATCGCCGCTACTTGTATCAACAAGTCGCACGAAGACATCCACGGTTATACGATGGTTCACATGCTTCTTGGTGGTTATTTTGGCAGCCGTCTCATGAAGAACCTTCGTGAAGAAAAAGGGCTCACCTATGGCATCTATTCACAAATTGCACATCAAGGCAATGCGTCTTATTGGGTCATTGGCTCTGAAGTAAAAAAGGATGATGTCCAATTGGCCGTCAGTGAAATTGAGAAGGAAATTGAAGGTCTACATGAAAAAGAACCTTCGATGGAAGAATTGGCCATTGTCAAGAACTACGCAAGAGGAAAACTGCTGTCTTCTTTTGATTCTAGTACCTCGATCGCTGCGATCCACCGCCCCCAGTTCATGGCAGGAATTCCTTTCACTCACCTGAACAACTATCTGCAAGTTTTGAATGAGATAACACCGGCAGACATCAAAAGCCTGGCCATCAAACACCTGCATCCTACCCATAAGGTTATCATTGCCTGA